From the Gallaecimonas mangrovi genome, one window contains:
- a CDS encoding MFS transporter — translation MNTPTTTEASTHSHFTGTTVLTLASGAGFAVASIYYAQPILPLMQKDLALSVEQVGWVPTLTQFGYALGLFFLVPLGDRHDRRDIIGIKSLLLALVLLLCSLSGGVYSVLLTSLMIGIGATLAQDIVPSAAILAPASRQGKAVGTVMTGLLLGILLSRTFSGFVAEHFGWRAMYQIAAVVVVISGIALRRQLPRFERHSSLSYPALLRSMGHLFGRYPTLRYAAFAQGMLSIGFSAFWSTLALMLSQRFELGSDIAGAFGLAGAAGAIAAPLAGGLSDRLGPARVTQFGTALVSLAFATMFALPWLGMAGQLLLIAISTIVFDFGLQMSLVAHQAMVYRLDPAARGRLNAVFFTSVFIGMALGSLLGSLVFARSGWPGVVWVATLSAVVSFSLRLKAARHH, via the coding sequence ATGAATACGCCAACCACTACCGAGGCGTCCACCCATAGCCACTTTACCGGCACCACAGTGCTTACCCTTGCCAGCGGCGCTGGCTTTGCTGTGGCATCCATTTATTACGCGCAGCCAATACTGCCGCTGATGCAAAAAGACCTGGCGTTAAGCGTCGAGCAAGTCGGCTGGGTACCCACCCTGACCCAATTTGGCTATGCCTTGGGCTTGTTCTTTTTAGTGCCCTTGGGCGACAGGCACGACCGGCGTGACATTATTGGCATCAAAAGCTTGCTGCTGGCCTTGGTATTACTGCTGTGCAGCTTAAGTGGCGGCGTTTATAGCGTATTACTGACCAGCCTGATGATTGGTATTGGCGCCACCTTGGCCCAAGACATTGTGCCCAGTGCCGCCATTTTGGCGCCGGCTTCACGCCAGGGAAAAGCCGTGGGTACAGTAATGACCGGGCTATTGTTGGGGATCTTGCTGTCGCGTACCTTTAGCGGCTTTGTTGCCGAGCATTTTGGCTGGCGCGCCATGTACCAAATTGCGGCGGTGGTGGTGGTGATATCGGGCATTGCCCTGCGCCGCCAGTTGCCGCGCTTTGAACGCCATTCGTCTTTAAGCTACCCGGCCCTGCTGCGCTCTATGGGGCATTTATTTGGCCGCTACCCAACGCTGCGTTATGCCGCCTTTGCCCAAGGGATGCTGTCTATTGGCTTTAGTGCTTTTTGGAGCACCTTGGCACTGATGCTAAGTCAGCGCTTTGAACTGGGAAGCGACATCGCCGGTGCCTTTGGCCTGGCCGGTGCCGCCGGTGCCATTGCTGCGCCCTTGGCCGGGGGCCTGAGTGACCGTTTAGGGCCAGCGCGGGTAACTCAGTTTGGCACCGCCTTAGTGAGCTTGGCTTTCGCCACAATGTTTGCCCTACCCTGGCTCGGCATGGCCGGGCAATTGCTACTGATCGCTATCAGCACCATCGTCTTTGATTTTGGCTTACAGATGTCACTGGTGGCTCACCAAGCCATGGTGTACCGGCTCGATCCGGCGGCCCGTGGCCGCCTTAATGCAGTGTTTTTTACCAGTGTCTTTATTGGTATGGCGCTGGGTTCACTGCTGGGCAGTTTGGTGTTTGCCAGAAGCGGCTGGCCGGGAGTGGTGTGGGTAGCAACCCTCAGCGCCGTCGTCAGTTTTAGCTTGCGCTTAAAGGCCGCGCGCCATCACTAA
- a CDS encoding YkgJ family cysteine cluster protein, which produces MNCRQHCGACCIAPSITSPIPGMPNGKPANVRCIHLAEDLRCNIFGHPDRPAFCQGLKPSTEMCGNNREQALKWLADLEIATRPL; this is translated from the coding sequence ATGAATTGCCGCCAGCATTGCGGGGCCTGCTGCATTGCCCCTTCCATTACCAGCCCTATTCCCGGTATGCCCAACGGCAAGCCCGCCAATGTGCGCTGTATTCATTTGGCCGAAGATCTGCGCTGCAATATTTTTGGCCATCCCGACCGCCCCGCCTTTTGCCAAGGTTTAAAGCCCTCAACAGAGATGTGCGGCAATAACCGTGAGCAAGCGCTAAAGTGGCTAGCTGATTTAGAAATTGCTACCCGGCCACTGTAG
- a CDS encoding LysR family transcriptional regulator encodes MNNADRIEMMRTLVRIIESGSLSAAARQLGTTQPTVSRRLVQLESLLGAKLLLRSTHGMKLTDEGERCYQQARTMLANWDALAEDLAGNHDEPVGMLRVRVPHAFGQQQMMPHLLALLKRYPGLSVEWVLNDKTPDFLAENIDCAVHVGAVEDPSLVAVLLAEVPRLMVASPDLIKNTGIPQQVEQLASLPWVAQSPYHRREVLLRHQKSQAVVQVDIAPRLISDSLYAVYHAALMGIGVTTVSAWIATEAINDGRLQALLPQWQPDPLPVYLVYPYANYYPAKMRRFFTLMKTVMPNLVGTTPPSPAELKL; translated from the coding sequence ATGAATAATGCAGACCGTATAGAAATGATGCGAACCCTGGTGCGCATTATCGAAAGTGGCAGTTTGTCGGCAGCCGCCCGGCAACTGGGAACCACGCAGCCAACCGTTAGCCGCCGCTTGGTGCAGCTGGAAAGCCTGCTGGGGGCCAAGCTGTTGCTTCGCTCGACCCATGGCATGAAGCTCACCGACGAGGGCGAGCGCTGTTATCAGCAAGCTCGCACCATGTTGGCAAACTGGGATGCGCTAGCCGAAGACTTGGCAGGCAACCACGACGAGCCGGTAGGAATGTTACGGGTGCGGGTGCCCCATGCCTTTGGCCAGCAGCAAATGATGCCCCACCTTCTGGCCTTGTTAAAACGTTACCCAGGCTTGTCGGTAGAATGGGTACTGAATGACAAAACCCCTGACTTTTTGGCCGAAAACATTGATTGCGCCGTGCATGTTGGGGCCGTTGAAGACCCTTCCTTGGTGGCGGTTTTACTGGCTGAAGTGCCGCGTTTGATGGTGGCAAGCCCTGATCTGATTAAAAATACGGGCATACCGCAGCAGGTAGAGCAACTTGCCAGCCTGCCGTGGGTGGCACAAAGCCCGTATCACCGGCGTGAAGTGCTGCTGCGTCACCAAAAAAGCCAGGCGGTTGTGCAAGTGGATATTGCCCCGCGGCTGATTAGTGACAGCCTTTATGCGGTTTATCACGCGGCTTTAATGGGCATTGGCGTAACTACTGTGTCGGCTTGGATAGCCACCGAGGCCATAAACGACGGGCGTTTACAGGCATTACTGCCGCAATGGCAACCCGACCCGCTACCGGTTTACCTGGTGTATCCCTACGCCAACTATTACCCGGCGAAAATGCGCCGCTTTTTTACGCTGATGAAAACGGTGATGCCCAACCTGGTTGGCACCACGCCGCCCTCACCAGCTGAACTTAAGTTGTAA
- a CDS encoding VOC family protein produces MLSLRTLALGSLFCLSVTLFSTAASAGSNYAVGPQYDTTHVYVKAGDFDRFVKSFVATFGGKTSPKGAFQVTPTPSKTLSQLVLTPAGTVSVFGFKTPIPYPFGAERTGYLVTNLDAALAAAVKNGASRLVGAFADPIGCDALIQWPGGVNMQLYWHTTAPHYPPLATTPENRIYLTKDSADAFIRDWVAFSHGHITDDTQTASGLEVGLPAQHIRRVHIVSGFGKLTVLVSQGLLPWPYGRDLTGYEVKDLASTLKKAHAAGVTTLVGPYNTGSREAAMVRFPGGYIAEIHQLNSHS; encoded by the coding sequence ATGCTTTCCCTCAGAACCTTGGCCCTTGGCAGCCTTTTTTGTCTCAGTGTTACGCTGTTTTCTACTGCCGCCAGCGCTGGCAGCAACTACGCTGTTGGCCCGCAATACGACACCACCCACGTTTATGTCAAAGCAGGGGATTTTGACCGCTTTGTTAAAAGTTTTGTGGCCACCTTCGGCGGTAAAACCAGCCCCAAAGGCGCCTTTCAGGTAACGCCCACCCCCAGCAAAACCCTGTCGCAGTTAGTGCTAACACCGGCTGGCACGGTGTCGGTATTTGGTTTTAAAACGCCCATTCCCTACCCCTTTGGCGCGGAGCGCACCGGTTATCTGGTCACCAACTTAGACGCCGCGCTGGCCGCGGCCGTAAAAAATGGCGCTAGCCGCTTGGTTGGCGCCTTTGCTGACCCCATTGGCTGCGACGCGCTTATTCAGTGGCCTGGCGGCGTTAACATGCAGCTTTACTGGCACACCACGGCCCCGCATTACCCGCCGCTGGCCACCACTCCGGAAAACCGCATTTACCTGACAAAAGACAGCGCTGATGCCTTTATTCGCGACTGGGTTGCCTTTTCACATGGCCATATTACCGACGATACCCAAACGGCTTCAGGCCTTGAGGTGGGTTTACCGGCCCAGCACATTCGCCGCGTTCATATTGTCTCGGGTTTTGGCAAATTGACGGTACTGGTCAGCCAGGGACTGCTGCCATGGCCCTATGGCCGGGATCTGACCGGCTATGAAGTCAAAGACCTCGCCAGCACCTTAAAAAAAGCCCACGCGGCCGGGGTAACAACCTTGGTTGGCCCCTACAACACTGGCAGCAGAGAAGCGGCCATGGTGCGCTTTCCTGGTGGTTATATCGCCGAAATTCATCAGCTTAACAGCCATTCATAA
- a CDS encoding alginate export family protein: MVLRLGATLISVMALSSPTLAETLPIRPAIQSDRWQEDWSALANPALRTAPLDNLKYLPLTANPKDYLSFGANLRERYESNHAAQYGVEKGSGDNYLINRIEAHSDLHLGQWQGFLQLQQQTAPGKKHKGGADINKLDVEQAFVALVQAAGAGTLKLRAGRQQFAFDLQRFVSVREGPNVRRSFDALWGDYETTSWRWIAYYSQPVTNKAAKRFDDSSNNSLQFYGLRVERHVFGQNELSAYWSRYHNQHSQYLTVAGNEQRDVWDLRFAGKTARLTWDNEVMLQSGHVGNVRIRAWALGSRVSLLVSHNRWQPRLGMQLDAASGDKHPNDHRLGTFNPLFPNGSYLNLAGYSSYVNIIHIKPFVSTTLTPALSLLAAIAGQWRMTTADAIYTQPNNAIANSAGRGQRWIGAYGQLRANWQVNRNLSSALEIVHFDAASTVKALGGHNSNYLGLQLKFSW, translated from the coding sequence ATGGTTTTGCGTTTAGGCGCCACGCTCATCTCGGTGATGGCACTGAGTTCGCCCACCCTTGCCGAGACATTACCAATAAGGCCTGCCATTCAATCTGACCGCTGGCAGGAAGATTGGTCAGCCTTGGCCAACCCGGCGCTACGCACCGCCCCGTTAGACAATCTTAAGTACCTACCGCTGACAGCAAATCCGAAAGACTACCTGTCGTTTGGGGCCAACCTCAGAGAGCGTTACGAGAGCAATCATGCTGCGCAATACGGCGTTGAAAAAGGCAGTGGCGATAACTACCTGATTAACCGCATCGAAGCCCATAGCGACCTGCACCTTGGCCAGTGGCAAGGCTTCCTGCAGTTGCAACAGCAAACGGCGCCAGGGAAAAAGCATAAAGGGGGCGCCGATATCAATAAGCTTGATGTAGAGCAGGCCTTTGTGGCACTGGTGCAAGCTGCCGGCGCCGGCACCCTTAAGCTAAGAGCGGGGCGTCAGCAGTTTGCGTTTGACCTACAGCGATTTGTGTCAGTACGTGAAGGGCCCAATGTGCGCCGCTCTTTCGACGCCCTTTGGGGCGATTACGAAACCACGTCTTGGCGCTGGATAGCCTATTACAGCCAGCCGGTAACCAATAAGGCCGCCAAGCGCTTTGATGACAGCTCCAATAACAGCCTGCAGTTCTACGGCCTGAGGGTAGAGCGGCATGTTTTCGGCCAAAATGAGCTTTCCGCCTACTGGTCGCGCTACCACAACCAGCACAGTCAGTATTTAACGGTTGCCGGTAATGAGCAGCGCGATGTGTGGGACCTGCGCTTTGCCGGTAAAACAGCGCGCCTGACCTGGGACAACGAAGTGATGCTGCAAAGTGGCCATGTTGGCAATGTGCGCATCCGTGCCTGGGCGCTGGGAAGCCGTGTTAGCCTGCTGGTTAGCCACAATCGTTGGCAGCCGCGCTTGGGTATGCAACTGGACGCCGCCTCGGGCGACAAGCACCCTAACGACCACCGCTTGGGCACCTTTAATCCGCTGTTTCCTAACGGTTCCTACTTAAACCTGGCCGGCTACAGCAGTTATGTGAATATCATTCACATCAAACCCTTTGTTAGCACAACGCTGACGCCAGCGCTGAGCTTACTGGCGGCCATCGCCGGGCAATGGCGCATGACAACCGCTGATGCCATTTACACCCAGCCGAATAACGCCATTGCCAACTCGGCCGGGCGTGGCCAGCGCTGGATTGGCGCTTATGGCCAGCTGCGCGCTAATTGGCAGGTTAACCGCAACCTCAGTAGCGCTTTGGAAATCGTGCATTTTGATGCTGCCAGCACCGTTAAGGCCTTGGGCGGCCACAACAGCAATTACCTGGGGTTACAACTTAAGTTCAGCTGGTGA
- a CDS encoding branched-chain amino acid aminotransferase, giving the protein MNRQSYPSLKKVLTETPTDTAERQQLLANPAFGKVFTDHMVTVRHTKADGWVDAKVEARKNFTFSPGTTVLHYGLEIFEGLKAYRQADGGVALFRPDANAKRFANSAKRLALPPLPEELFVESVIALTETDRDWIPEQDFSALYLRPFMIATDATLGLKPADDALYSVIASPVGSYFKGGAAAVSLWVSDHFTRAAPGGTGDAKCGGNYAAAMVAQLEADRQGCDQVVFLDAVERKWVEELGGMNVFFVFDDGSIQTPPLTGTILPGITRDSIIRLALDMGITVREERYSIDQWQQDAKSGRLVEAFACGTAAVVTSIGKVKGNRHEFTVGNGEGGEMTAKLKGALLDIQYGRVADPHGWMIKL; this is encoded by the coding sequence ATGAACCGCCAGTCGTATCCGAGCCTGAAAAAGGTATTAACCGAAACCCCTACCGATACCGCAGAGCGTCAGCAACTGCTCGCTAACCCGGCCTTCGGTAAGGTCTTTACTGACCATATGGTGACGGTGCGTCATACCAAGGCGGATGGCTGGGTTGATGCCAAGGTGGAAGCACGTAAAAACTTTACCTTTTCACCGGGTACCACTGTGCTGCACTACGGCCTTGAGATCTTCGAAGGCCTGAAAGCCTACCGCCAGGCCGATGGCGGTGTGGCGCTGTTCCGCCCCGACGCCAACGCCAAGCGTTTTGCCAATTCTGCCAAACGCCTGGCATTGCCACCGCTGCCGGAAGAGCTGTTCGTGGAGTCGGTTATTGCCTTAACTGAAACCGATCGCGACTGGATCCCCGAGCAAGATTTTTCGGCCCTTTATCTGCGGCCTTTCATGATTGCCACCGACGCCACTCTGGGCCTAAAGCCTGCTGATGACGCGCTTTATAGTGTTATTGCCTCGCCGGTAGGGTCGTACTTTAAAGGTGGCGCTGCGGCGGTATCTTTGTGGGTCTCTGATCACTTCACCCGCGCGGCGCCGGGCGGTACTGGTGATGCGAAATGTGGCGGTAACTACGCTGCGGCCATGGTGGCGCAGTTGGAAGCCGACCGTCAGGGCTGCGACCAAGTGGTGTTCCTGGATGCGGTTGAACGTAAATGGGTTGAAGAACTGGGCGGCATGAATGTGTTCTTTGTCTTTGACGATGGTTCTATTCAAACACCGCCGCTGACCGGCACTATTTTGCCCGGCATTACCCGCGACTCCATTATTCGCCTGGCGCTGGATATGGGCATTACGGTGCGTGAAGAGCGTTACTCCATTGACCAATGGCAGCAAGATGCGAAAAGTGGCCGTTTGGTTGAAGCCTTTGCCTGTGGTACCGCGGCAGTGGTGACCTCTATCGGTAAAGTCAAAGGTAACCGCCATGAGTTTACCGTTGGTAACGGTGAAGGTGGCGAGATGACCGCCAAGCTCAAAGGCGCCTTGCTGGATATTCAATACGGCCGAGTTGCTGACCCACACGGTTGGATGATTAAGCTTTAA
- a CDS encoding diguanylate cyclase domain-containing protein: MQHRQTLTSTGTRILAVAIFVISCSAVELFFHLIDSNRQAQERAQIITELGNLRTKIESHSNAALYLVRGLSAYIKANPQASQAQITPILKNMYEDGKSIRSIAVAPDLIIQTVYPLQGNEKVLGVDFRKVPSQWPYVEKAINLKSTVLDGPVNLIQGGRGLINRTPIFLDNGKLWGVVSVVLDIDNLLKQAGIYDEPTSLKLYLYNPKKPENSTIYGDKRVLNDSNRVSQPLSLNNETWILSGAGTLATKTPWWTLAGHLLGWLLSIALAVMYYVIMREHGLNKLLANSDSLTDLPNRRAFYNQVKECLGEYKKENRGFGILYMDLNGFKHINDTYGHEVGDDVLITTAKRLRQACRQGDQYFRLGGDEFVAILPAVSSKEEADHIGERILAAMKRDIVINSQLTLSISAAVGSAFPEPKDTIDSLLARADNRMYKDKRGNKPAVDFSI; encoded by the coding sequence ATGCAACATCGCCAAACCCTGACGTCTACTGGTACCCGAATACTGGCCGTTGCCATTTTTGTCATTTCTTGTTCTGCGGTAGAACTCTTCTTTCACCTAATCGACAGTAACCGCCAAGCTCAGGAAAGAGCGCAAATTATTACCGAGCTTGGTAACTTGCGTACCAAAATTGAATCGCACAGCAATGCCGCTCTTTATTTGGTGCGGGGTTTGTCGGCCTATATCAAGGCCAACCCACAGGCGAGCCAAGCGCAAATTACCCCTATTCTCAAAAACATGTATGAAGACGGCAAAAGCATTCGCTCGATTGCCGTGGCTCCTGATTTGATTATCCAAACCGTTTACCCGCTACAAGGAAACGAAAAGGTGTTGGGTGTGGATTTTCGTAAAGTCCCTAGCCAATGGCCCTATGTTGAAAAGGCCATTAACCTTAAAAGCACCGTGTTAGACGGGCCGGTAAACCTCATTCAAGGTGGCCGGGGTTTAATAAACCGTACCCCTATCTTTTTAGATAACGGCAAGCTGTGGGGCGTGGTAAGTGTGGTGCTAGATATCGACAATCTGTTAAAGCAGGCGGGTATTTATGATGAACCCACTAGCCTGAAGCTCTATCTGTATAACCCCAAAAAGCCGGAAAACAGCACCATTTACGGTGACAAGCGGGTTCTGAATGACAGTAACCGCGTCAGCCAGCCGTTGTCGTTGAACAACGAAACGTGGATTTTATCCGGGGCCGGCACCTTGGCGACCAAAACCCCTTGGTGGACCCTTGCTGGCCACCTACTTGGCTGGCTGTTATCCATAGCGCTGGCGGTGATGTATTACGTCATTATGCGCGAGCATGGGCTGAACAAGTTGCTGGCCAACAGCGACAGTTTGACCGACCTGCCCAACCGCCGCGCCTTTTACAACCAAGTAAAGGAATGCCTTGGCGAGTATAAAAAAGAAAACCGCGGTTTCGGCATCTTGTATATGGACCTCAACGGCTTTAAGCACATTAACGATACCTACGGCCATGAAGTCGGTGATGATGTACTGATCACCACCGCCAAACGCTTAAGGCAAGCCTGCCGCCAAGGCGATCAGTATTTCCGGTTAGGGGGCGATGAGTTTGTGGCTATCTTGCCAGCGGTTTCTTCGAAAGAAGAAGCAGACCACATTGGTGAGCGTATATTGGCTGCAATGAAACGCGATATCGTCATTAATTCGCAGCTCACATTATCCATTTCTGCGGCGGTGGGCTCTGCCTTTCCTGAGCCCAAAGATACTATCGACAGCTTGCTGGCTAGGGCTGACAACCGTATGTACAAAGACAAACGTGGTAACAAACCCGC